A window of Haloarcula marismortui ATCC 43049 genomic DNA:
GTTGGTGTTGACTGACGACGGCAGGGATGGTTTACTCACGTCGGCTCGGTCTCGGACTCCGCGAGACCGAATAGCATGGGAGCTTGGCAGCGAACGCCGGTGACAGCGTTCACATGCGGGCTTCAGTACGTAGACCAATCGACCTGCCATCGATTTCCATGTACCCATATGGTAAATAACCTACGGAATATGTTACTTCTATACTGAGTAAATCATTATAGTCCGCCGTCAGCGACTAGAACACCGGAACGCAGGTGGGGTCGAAAATACTAGAAATCTGGTAATTCTTTGGCACAGGTCACGGGAGTCGAACGTGGCGGTGAAGCGGGCGGCGTCGCGTCAATCGCCGAAAGGCCAATCTCCTGTAATCCGCATCCCTTCGGCGAGGTTCTGTGCTTCGAGCGCATTGGCGATCTCCGCGGGGTCTTTGTGAGCAGGCCGTGCAGAGTCGTCCGCAAGCGCCACAGCAAGTTCGGTTAGAAGGACGGCCTGTTCGCGGAACGTCCGGGGTTCCAGTTTGTCCAGCGTATCGGCGTGGGTGTGGCCCCAGCCACGTCCCTCGCCGCCGGTTTCGCTGGTCACGTGATAGCCGGGGACGCCCCGCTGCACGAACGGCCAGTGGTCGCTATGGGGGCCTTGCTCCGGCGTGAGCGAAATGGGGTGGTCAAGGCGGTCAGCCACGTCCTCGGCAGCGGCGGTAAGTGCGTCGAAGCCGTGGGTGTAACACTTCAACGTGCGACCCTGAACGACGCCGTCGAAGTTGAGCACGGCCGTTACGTCGTCGAGGGTAGTTTCGCCGGCCAGCCGATTCGAGCCGACAAGTCCGACCTCCTCGGCACCGAAGGCGACGAACTCCACGCGCGTCGCCAGTTCGTCCTCGCGGCCGGCCAGCGCGCGGGCCACCTCAACGACCATCGCCGTCCCGGCCCCGTTGTCCATCGCCCCTTCCGCGATGTCGTGGGCGTCGGCGTGGCTGGTCACCAGCAGTCGCTCGTCCGTGTCCGGTCCCAGTTCGGCGTGGACGTTCTGGCTCGTCGCCTTGGGGGTCTCGCAGTCGACGCTGAGGGTGACGTTTTCCCCGGCGTATCGGCGAGCCAGCCGTGCGCCCGTCTCGCTTGCGACGCCGATAGCCGGAATCTCGCCGATTGGTGCGTCCGCGGTGCCGACGCTCCCGGTCGGTGGCAGCACGCCGTCGACGTGGTTACGGTAGATGAACCCCGCGGCTCCCGCCTCGACAGCGTGGTAGTACTTTTCCCGCCGGTGGATATACCGGTCGTACCAGTCTGGCACGTCCGAGCGGGCCAGCACTATCTGGCCCTCGCAGTCAGCGTCTTCGAAATCCTCTGGGAGACCGTGACCGACATCGACCAGTTCGCCGGTCACCTCGCCGGCCGGCGACCGCGGGAGGGCGATGCACTCGTGGGCCTGTGTCGCCACCGGTGACCCGCCGGCGTGGACGGCGCTGTCGCCCCGCTCCCAGCCCTGTATCCCGAACTCAGAGAGCCGAGCGTCGCGGGTGTATTCCGCCAGCGCGTCTCGGGTCGCTTCTGCGGCCGCCCGTTCGCCGCCGCTGCCCGCCATCCGGTTCCCGATGTCGACCAGCGTCTCCAAGTGGTCCCACCCGACCGTGCTGGTGAACGTTTCTCCGATCCAGTCAGTGTCGTCCATACGTCTCGGTGGGGCCGTGCCGGCTTTGAAATTGGGGGTCGCCGAGCCGAAATCGGCGGCGGTTACGACGACGCGAGCGGGCCGTATCGACTGGTGAGTCCATATCCAAGAACAGCCAGTGCAGTGACAGCGAGGCCGAAGCAGAGTAAGGAAAGAAGCAAATCAAGCGGCGTGACGGCTATGACCGGCTGGTTCAAGAGGCGGTAGAACGCCGAAAAGAGCCCGCTACCGAGGACACTCGCGGCGAGAAACCCGCCGAAACTGGCGAGCCCGACGGCAAAGGCGGCGACGGTGCAGTACCGCTGGGACAGGTCGCGCCGTCTGGCGTCGGCGTACACCAGCGCGGTGACCGCTGGCGACACGAACAGGGCGACGACAACCGGGAGGAGGGTCATACCCGGACAGTTGGCTGCAGGGCTACATAAGACCG
This region includes:
- a CDS encoding M28 family peptidase, producing the protein MDDTDWIGETFTSTVGWDHLETLVDIGNRMAGSGGERAAAEATRDALAEYTRDARLSEFGIQGWERGDSAVHAGGSPVATQAHECIALPRSPAGEVTGELVDVGHGLPEDFEDADCEGQIVLARSDVPDWYDRYIHRREKYYHAVEAGAAGFIYRNHVDGVLPPTGSVGTADAPIGEIPAIGVASETGARLARRYAGENVTLSVDCETPKATSQNVHAELGPDTDERLLVTSHADAHDIAEGAMDNGAGTAMVVEVARALAGREDELATRVEFVAFGAEEVGLVGSNRLAGETTLDDVTAVLNFDGVVQGRTLKCYTHGFDALTAAAEDVADRLDHPISLTPEQGPHSDHWPFVQRGVPGYHVTSETGGEGRGWGHTHADTLDKLEPRTFREQAVLLTELAVALADDSARPAHKDPAEIANALEAQNLAEGMRITGDWPFGD